The proteins below are encoded in one region of Synchiropus splendidus isolate RoL2022-P1 chromosome 13, RoL_Sspl_1.0, whole genome shotgun sequence:
- the LOC128770009 gene encoding E3 ubiquitin-protein ligase RNF31 isoform X4, whose protein sequence is MSLRMELEMLIRDAHPHPEFYERIIPTLRHKDVGLNTDTEGCHSSAFTLCHPQRQTKSLVSPLRHPSTKKNSHSLSSNHQNQNTILVLFSSSDKYQENCMICGISRTSVHCLTCLQSLCSECDKVYHTYPELANHSRSAIVWSSSSSSSSSKTSSKQSSSTWNCVHCSAVNSIKNLVCDACECSRTLLKNSAVDGSQSATTTDWQCKSCTVVNMASSVLCEVCERPRLAARPSLTPSHSPITPRPPAPVLGMPGDPDSQWVCQFCTYLNYSPAMVCEICDLARPEPASLPAKLRPPSPVRRVPPLPIRANETALEDVNSLRQRRMKEEGLKLILQIKESEKKGVSPEEVFTSMKVAGHKIQPSKWLRTELPLLLDQIRLLAATSSQQYTSVKVGETHTTSPAKTPDKRENTCRKAHFIQLSREEAMEAWLTAGGAIEKAARQALRDRLAKVEMLLSLGHQDPAACHDVLRQSGGEMHGALVLLQRPLLEVFHRNIWSEKPQTAVDIHHPDKQRTCRRLLAEYGLPSWGRCELALSLLLEHCAPYSLEDVVQAVKESHDREFIKRVLAKECPICLSVFPHSKMQSLTSCQCSMCCGCFQQHFTIAVRNKHIRDMVCPVCWEPDINDPEHLNSYFSTLDIQLRDCLEPEVYELFHKKLTEQALIKDPKFLWCCHCSYGFIYDGNQLKVTCFQCHNSFCAQCKKPWESQHSGLTCEQYQLWKRENDPEYQKQGLAGYLRDNGITCPNCRFQYALSKGGCMHFCCSQCRYQFCSGCNNPFHTTCAVDECSVSGLHAHHPRDCLFYLRDWEPSRLQALLQSNNVRFNTEPPPGTQTGLCGVIEQKDEGGQQPETACGAQTQPGHAGLCEKHYREYLVSLINCHSIDPAPQYSPNELQLACKRYKVDESCWEGEDGLTYCNRVLKKLMDEVPLGDKVPRRK, encoded by the exons ATGAGCCTCAGAATGGAGTTGGAAATGCTCATTAGG GATGCTCATCCTCACCCTGAGTTTTATGAGAGAATCATTCCTACACTGAGACACAAG GATGTTGGCCTGAACACGGACACAGAGGGGTGCCATTCGTCAGCTTTCACCTTATGCCACCCACAACGCCAAACAAAGTCTCTGGTCTCTCCGCTCCGTCATCCATCCACTAAGAAGAACAGCCATTCTTTGTCATCCAACCATCAAAACCAGAATACCATCCTGGTGCTTTTTAGCTCCTCTGATAAATATCAAG AGAATTGCATGATCTGTGGAATCTCCAGAACATCTGTTCACTGCCTCACCTGCCTCCAAAGTCTCTGTTCAGAATGTGACAAAGTGTACCACACATATCCAGAACTGGCCAACCACTCCAGAAGTGCTATCGtctggtcatcatcatcatcatcctcctcctctaaaACCAGTAGCAAACAAAG TTCGTCCACCTGGAACTGCGTTCATTGCTCAGCAGTCAATTCCATCAAAAACCTGGTGTGTGATGCATGTGAGTGCTCCAGGACCTTATTGAAGAATTCTGCTGTGGATGGATCTCAGTCTGCAACAACCACAG ATTGGCAGTGTAAGAGCTGCACGGTGGTGAACATGGCCAGCAGTGTTTTATGTGAGGTGTGTGAAAGACCTCGTCTGGCTGCACGACCTAGTCTGACCCCATCCCATTCTCCCATTACACCGAGACCACCAGCCCCAGTTCTGGGCATGCCGGGTGACCCTGACAGTCAG TGGGTTTGTCAGTTCTGCACCTACTTAAACTACTCACCTGCCATGGTGTGTGAGATCTGTGACCTGGCTCGTCCAGAGCCGGCATCTCTGCCCGCCAAGCTACGCCCGCCCTCCCCTGTCAGACGCGTCCCGCCGCTGCCAATCCGGGCCAATGAAACAGCACTTGAAGATGTGAACTCTTTGAGGCAGCGGCGCATGAAGGAAGAGGGCCTTAAGCTGATTCTACAGATCAAG GAAAGTGAAAAGAAAGGAGTGAGTCCGGAGGAAGTGTTCACCAGCATGAAGGTGGCTGGCCACAAAATTCAACCCTCCAAATGGCTCAGGACTGAGCTACCTTTGCTTTTGGACCAGATCAGACTTCTGGCCGCCACATCATCACAACAGTACACGTCAGTCAAAGTgggggaaacacacaca aCCTCTCCTGCAAAGACACCTGACAAACGCGAGAATACCTGTCGAAAAGCACATTTTATACAACTTTCTAGGGAAGAAGCCATGGAGGCCTGGTTAACAGCTGGTGGTGCTATTGAAAAAGCTGCCAGACAAGCTTTGAGAGACAGGCTTGCCAAG GTTGAAATGCTGCTTTCTCTGGGCCATCAAGACCCAGCCGCATGTCACGACGTTTTACGACAAAGTGGAGGAGAGATGCACGGTGCATTGGTGCTGTTGCAACGGCCTTTATTGGAGGTTTTCCATCGTAACATTTGGAGTGAAAAACCTCAGACTGCAGTTGATATTCATCACCCTGACAAGCAg CGCACATGTCGAAGATTACTAGCTGAATATGGTCTTCCCAGCTGGGGCCGCTGTGAGCTGGCACTGTCCTTGCTTCTTGAGCACTGTGCCCCCTACTCTCTGGAGGATGTTGTGCAGGCAGTGAAGGAATCTCATGACAGGGAGTTCATCAAAAGAGTTCTGGCAAAAGAATGTCCCATCTGCTTGTCTGTCTTTCCCCATAGTAAG ATGCAATCTCTGACTTCCTGTCAGTGTTCAATGTGCTGTGGTTGTTTCCAGCAACACTTTACCATAGCAGTTAGGAATAAACACATCAGGGATATGGTGTGTCCAGTGTGCTGGGAGCCTGACATCAATGACCCTGAACACCTCAATAGCTATTTTTCCACCTTGGACATTCAG CTCAGAGATTGTCTGGAGCCTGAAGTGTATGAACTGTTCCACAAAAAGCTGACAGAACAGGCGCTTATTAAAGACCCAAAGTTTCTCTGGTGTTGCCAT TGTTCTTATGGATTTATATATGACGGCAACCAGTTGAAGGTCACATGTTTTCAGTGCCACAACAGCTTCTGTGCTCAGTGTAAAAAGCCA TGGGAGTCCCAGCATTCTGGGCTGACCTGTGAACAGTATCAGTTATGGAAGCGAGAGAATGATCCAGAGTATCAGAAGCAAGGCTTGGCTGGATATCTTCGAGACAACGGCATCA CCTGTCCCAATTGTCGTTTTCAGTATGCGCTGTCCAAAGGAGGCTGTATGcacttctgctgctctcagTGTCGCTACCAGTTCTGCAGTGGTTGTAACAACCCTTTCCACACT ACATGTGCTGTAGACGAGTGCAGCGTGTCTGGACTCCACGCTCATCATCCCAGAGACTGTCTCTTCTACCTGAGGGACTGGGAACCTTCCAGACTTCAGGCTTTGCTTCAG AGCAATAATGTCCGGTTCAATACTGAGCCGCCTCCAGGAACTCAGACAG gcctGTGTGGAGTGATAGAGCAGAAGGACGAAGGAGGACAGCAGCCTGAAACAGCCTGTGGAGCTCAGACCCAGCCTGGCCATGCGGGCCTCTGCGA GAAGCACTACCGCGAGTACCTTGTGAGCCTGATCAACTGCCATTCCATCGACCCAGCTCCACAATACAGCCCAAATGAGTTACAGCTGGCCTGTAAGCGCTACAAGGTGGACGAGAGCTGCTGGGAAGGAGAAGATGGGCTAACATACTGCAATCGAGTGCTCAAG AAACTGATGGATGAGGTCCCTCTTGGTGACAAGGTCCCTCGCAGGAAGTGA
- the LOC128770009 gene encoding E3 ubiquitin-protein ligase RNF31 isoform X2, whose product MASLTEQLQEVRGRTEVCLYSNGKATEVRTGVMTMAKLPLPPCAKYRHIIAENMVVENSSSTNRKETLAALQRLSTALNILEKYGCNLTNPNRPKYWRTVKHNNPVFRATVDAIQGGRAVLGLYGYTNQQPDGLSFPEDVLDPDVGKVAAVTLEVMSLRMELEMLIRDAHPHPEFYERIIPTLRHKDVGLNTDTEGCHSSAFTLCHPQRQTKSLVSPLRHPSTKKNSHSLSSNHQNQNTILVLFSSSDKYQENCMICGISRTSVHCLTCLQSLCSECDKVYHTYPELANHSRSAIVWSSSSSSSSSKTSSKQSSSTWNCVHCSAVNSIKNLVCDACECSRTLLKNSAVDGSQSATTTDWQCKSCTVVNMASSVLCEVCERPRLAARPSLTPSHSPITPRPPAPVLGMPGDPDSQWVCQFCTYLNYSPAMVCEICDLARPEPASLPAKLRPPSPVRRVPPLPIRANETALEDVNSLRQRRMKEEGLKLILQIKESEKKGVSPEEVFTSMKVAGHKIQPSKWLRTELPLLLDQIRLLAATSSQQYTSVKVGETHTTSPAKTPDKRENTCRKAHFIQLSREEAMEAWLTAGGAIEKAARQALRDRLAKVEMLLSLGHQDPAACHDVLRQSGGEMHGALVLLQRPLLEVFHRNIWSEKPQTAVDIHHPDKQRTCRRLLAEYGLPSWGRCELALSLLLEHCAPYSLEDVVQAVKESHDREFIKRVLAKECPICLSVFPHSKMQSLTSCQCSMCCGCFQQHFTIAVRNKHIRDMVCPVCWEPDINDPEHLNSYFSTLDIQLRDCLEPEVYELFHKKLTEQALIKDPKFLWCCHCSYGFIYDGNQLKVTCFQCHNSFCAQCKKPWESQHSGLTCEQYQLWKRENDPEYQKQGLAGYLRDNGITCPNCRFQYALSKGGCMHFCCSQCRYQFCSGCNNPFHTTCAVDECSVSGLHAHHPRDCLFYLRDWEPSRLQALLQSNNVRFNTEPPPGTQTGLCGVIEQKDEGGQQPETACGAQTQPGHAGLCEKHYREYLVSLINCHSIDPAPQYSPNELQLACKRYKVDESCWEGEDGLTYCNRVLKKLMDEVPLGDKVPRRK is encoded by the exons ATGGCTTCCCTAACAGAACAGCTCCAAGAAGTGCGAGGTCGGACTGAAGTGTGCCTTTACTCTAATGGGAAGGCCACTGAAGTGCGAACTGGTGTGATGACCATGGCAAAACTTCCTTTACCCCCGTGTGCCAAGTACAGACACATCATCGCTGAAAACATGGTCGTGGAAAACAGTTCAAGCACCAACAGAAAAGAG ACTCTAGCAGCGCTGCAACGATTGTCGACAGCATTAAATATTCTGGAAAAGTATGGCTGCAACTTGACGAATCCTAACAGGCCAAAGTACTGGAGGACTGTGAAACACAATAATCCAGTGTTCCGTGCTACAGTTGATGCTATACAG GGAGGAAGAGCGGTCCTTGGTCTCTATGGTTACACCAACCAGCAGCCTGATGGTCTCAGCTTCCCGGAGGATGTCCTGGATCCTGACGTGGGGAAAGTCGCTGCAGTAACTTTGGAAGTGATGAGCCTCAGAATGGAGTTGGAAATGCTCATTAGG GATGCTCATCCTCACCCTGAGTTTTATGAGAGAATCATTCCTACACTGAGACACAAG GATGTTGGCCTGAACACGGACACAGAGGGGTGCCATTCGTCAGCTTTCACCTTATGCCACCCACAACGCCAAACAAAGTCTCTGGTCTCTCCGCTCCGTCATCCATCCACTAAGAAGAACAGCCATTCTTTGTCATCCAACCATCAAAACCAGAATACCATCCTGGTGCTTTTTAGCTCCTCTGATAAATATCAAG AGAATTGCATGATCTGTGGAATCTCCAGAACATCTGTTCACTGCCTCACCTGCCTCCAAAGTCTCTGTTCAGAATGTGACAAAGTGTACCACACATATCCAGAACTGGCCAACCACTCCAGAAGTGCTATCGtctggtcatcatcatcatcatcctcctcctctaaaACCAGTAGCAAACAAAG TTCGTCCACCTGGAACTGCGTTCATTGCTCAGCAGTCAATTCCATCAAAAACCTGGTGTGTGATGCATGTGAGTGCTCCAGGACCTTATTGAAGAATTCTGCTGTGGATGGATCTCAGTCTGCAACAACCACAG ATTGGCAGTGTAAGAGCTGCACGGTGGTGAACATGGCCAGCAGTGTTTTATGTGAGGTGTGTGAAAGACCTCGTCTGGCTGCACGACCTAGTCTGACCCCATCCCATTCTCCCATTACACCGAGACCACCAGCCCCAGTTCTGGGCATGCCGGGTGACCCTGACAGTCAG TGGGTTTGTCAGTTCTGCACCTACTTAAACTACTCACCTGCCATGGTGTGTGAGATCTGTGACCTGGCTCGTCCAGAGCCGGCATCTCTGCCCGCCAAGCTACGCCCGCCCTCCCCTGTCAGACGCGTCCCGCCGCTGCCAATCCGGGCCAATGAAACAGCACTTGAAGATGTGAACTCTTTGAGGCAGCGGCGCATGAAGGAAGAGGGCCTTAAGCTGATTCTACAGATCAAG GAAAGTGAAAAGAAAGGAGTGAGTCCGGAGGAAGTGTTCACCAGCATGAAGGTGGCTGGCCACAAAATTCAACCCTCCAAATGGCTCAGGACTGAGCTACCTTTGCTTTTGGACCAGATCAGACTTCTGGCCGCCACATCATCACAACAGTACACGTCAGTCAAAGTgggggaaacacacaca aCCTCTCCTGCAAAGACACCTGACAAACGCGAGAATACCTGTCGAAAAGCACATTTTATACAACTTTCTAGGGAAGAAGCCATGGAGGCCTGGTTAACAGCTGGTGGTGCTATTGAAAAAGCTGCCAGACAAGCTTTGAGAGACAGGCTTGCCAAG GTTGAAATGCTGCTTTCTCTGGGCCATCAAGACCCAGCCGCATGTCACGACGTTTTACGACAAAGTGGAGGAGAGATGCACGGTGCATTGGTGCTGTTGCAACGGCCTTTATTGGAGGTTTTCCATCGTAACATTTGGAGTGAAAAACCTCAGACTGCAGTTGATATTCATCACCCTGACAAGCAg CGCACATGTCGAAGATTACTAGCTGAATATGGTCTTCCCAGCTGGGGCCGCTGTGAGCTGGCACTGTCCTTGCTTCTTGAGCACTGTGCCCCCTACTCTCTGGAGGATGTTGTGCAGGCAGTGAAGGAATCTCATGACAGGGAGTTCATCAAAAGAGTTCTGGCAAAAGAATGTCCCATCTGCTTGTCTGTCTTTCCCCATAGTAAG ATGCAATCTCTGACTTCCTGTCAGTGTTCAATGTGCTGTGGTTGTTTCCAGCAACACTTTACCATAGCAGTTAGGAATAAACACATCAGGGATATGGTGTGTCCAGTGTGCTGGGAGCCTGACATCAATGACCCTGAACACCTCAATAGCTATTTTTCCACCTTGGACATTCAG CTCAGAGATTGTCTGGAGCCTGAAGTGTATGAACTGTTCCACAAAAAGCTGACAGAACAGGCGCTTATTAAAGACCCAAAGTTTCTCTGGTGTTGCCAT TGTTCTTATGGATTTATATATGACGGCAACCAGTTGAAGGTCACATGTTTTCAGTGCCACAACAGCTTCTGTGCTCAGTGTAAAAAGCCA TGGGAGTCCCAGCATTCTGGGCTGACCTGTGAACAGTATCAGTTATGGAAGCGAGAGAATGATCCAGAGTATCAGAAGCAAGGCTTGGCTGGATATCTTCGAGACAACGGCATCA CCTGTCCCAATTGTCGTTTTCAGTATGCGCTGTCCAAAGGAGGCTGTATGcacttctgctgctctcagTGTCGCTACCAGTTCTGCAGTGGTTGTAACAACCCTTTCCACACT ACATGTGCTGTAGACGAGTGCAGCGTGTCTGGACTCCACGCTCATCATCCCAGAGACTGTCTCTTCTACCTGAGGGACTGGGAACCTTCCAGACTTCAGGCTTTGCTTCAG AGCAATAATGTCCGGTTCAATACTGAGCCGCCTCCAGGAACTCAGACAG gcctGTGTGGAGTGATAGAGCAGAAGGACGAAGGAGGACAGCAGCCTGAAACAGCCTGTGGAGCTCAGACCCAGCCTGGCCATGCGGGCCTCTGCGA GAAGCACTACCGCGAGTACCTTGTGAGCCTGATCAACTGCCATTCCATCGACCCAGCTCCACAATACAGCCCAAATGAGTTACAGCTGGCCTGTAAGCGCTACAAGGTGGACGAGAGCTGCTGGGAAGGAGAAGATGGGCTAACATACTGCAATCGAGTGCTCAAG AAACTGATGGATGAGGTCCCTCTTGGTGACAAGGTCCCTCGCAGGAAGTGA
- the LOC128770009 gene encoding E3 ubiquitin-protein ligase RNF31 isoform X3, with product MLLVETAFVSVLHETRMASLTEQLQEVRGRTEVCLYSNGKATEVRTGVMTMAKLPLPPCAKYRHIIAENMVVENSSSTNRKETLAALQRLSTALNILEKYGCNLTNPNRPKYWRTVKHNNPVFRATVDAIQGGRAVLGLYGYTNQQPDGLSFPEDVLDPDVGKVAAVTLEVMSLRMELEMLIRDAHPHPEFYERIIPTLRHKDVGLNTDTEGCHSSAFTLCHPQRQTKSLVSPLRHPSTKKNSHSLSSNHQNQNTILVLFSSSDKYQELANHSRSAIVWSSSSSSSSSKTSSKQSSSTWNCVHCSAVNSIKNLVCDACECSRTLLKNSAVDGSQSATTTDWQCKSCTVVNMASSVLCEVCERPRLAARPSLTPSHSPITPRPPAPVLGMPGDPDSQWVCQFCTYLNYSPAMVCEICDLARPEPASLPAKLRPPSPVRRVPPLPIRANETALEDVNSLRQRRMKEEGLKLILQIKESEKKGVSPEEVFTSMKVAGHKIQPSKWLRTELPLLLDQIRLLAATSSQQYTSVKVGETHTTSPAKTPDKRENTCRKAHFIQLSREEAMEAWLTAGGAIEKAARQALRDRLAKVEMLLSLGHQDPAACHDVLRQSGGEMHGALVLLQRPLLEVFHRNIWSEKPQTAVDIHHPDKQRTCRRLLAEYGLPSWGRCELALSLLLEHCAPYSLEDVVQAVKESHDREFIKRVLAKECPICLSVFPHSKMQSLTSCQCSMCCGCFQQHFTIAVRNKHIRDMVCPVCWEPDINDPEHLNSYFSTLDIQLRDCLEPEVYELFHKKLTEQALIKDPKFLWCCHCSYGFIYDGNQLKVTCFQCHNSFCAQCKKPWESQHSGLTCEQYQLWKRENDPEYQKQGLAGYLRDNGITCPNCRFQYALSKGGCMHFCCSQCRYQFCSGCNNPFHTTCAVDECSVSGLHAHHPRDCLFYLRDWEPSRLQALLQSNNVRFNTEPPPGTQTGLCGVIEQKDEGGQQPETACGAQTQPGHAGLCEKHYREYLVSLINCHSIDPAPQYSPNELQLACKRYKVDESCWEGEDGLTYCNRVLKKLMDEVPLGDKVPRRK from the exons ATGCTCTTGGTTGAAACTGCGTTCGTGTCTGTTTTGCATGAGACGAGAATGGCTTCCCTAACAGAACAGCTCCAAGAAGTGCGAGGTCGGACTGAAGTGTGCCTTTACTCTAATGGGAAGGCCACTGAAGTGCGAACTGGTGTGATGACCATGGCAAAACTTCCTTTACCCCCGTGTGCCAAGTACAGACACATCATCGCTGAAAACATGGTCGTGGAAAACAGTTCAAGCACCAACAGAAAAGAG ACTCTAGCAGCGCTGCAACGATTGTCGACAGCATTAAATATTCTGGAAAAGTATGGCTGCAACTTGACGAATCCTAACAGGCCAAAGTACTGGAGGACTGTGAAACACAATAATCCAGTGTTCCGTGCTACAGTTGATGCTATACAG GGAGGAAGAGCGGTCCTTGGTCTCTATGGTTACACCAACCAGCAGCCTGATGGTCTCAGCTTCCCGGAGGATGTCCTGGATCCTGACGTGGGGAAAGTCGCTGCAGTAACTTTGGAAGTGATGAGCCTCAGAATGGAGTTGGAAATGCTCATTAGG GATGCTCATCCTCACCCTGAGTTTTATGAGAGAATCATTCCTACACTGAGACACAAG GATGTTGGCCTGAACACGGACACAGAGGGGTGCCATTCGTCAGCTTTCACCTTATGCCACCCACAACGCCAAACAAAGTCTCTGGTCTCTCCGCTCCGTCATCCATCCACTAAGAAGAACAGCCATTCTTTGTCATCCAACCATCAAAACCAGAATACCATCCTGGTGCTTTTTAGCTCCTCTGATAAATATCAAG AACTGGCCAACCACTCCAGAAGTGCTATCGtctggtcatcatcatcatcatcctcctcctctaaaACCAGTAGCAAACAAAG TTCGTCCACCTGGAACTGCGTTCATTGCTCAGCAGTCAATTCCATCAAAAACCTGGTGTGTGATGCATGTGAGTGCTCCAGGACCTTATTGAAGAATTCTGCTGTGGATGGATCTCAGTCTGCAACAACCACAG ATTGGCAGTGTAAGAGCTGCACGGTGGTGAACATGGCCAGCAGTGTTTTATGTGAGGTGTGTGAAAGACCTCGTCTGGCTGCACGACCTAGTCTGACCCCATCCCATTCTCCCATTACACCGAGACCACCAGCCCCAGTTCTGGGCATGCCGGGTGACCCTGACAGTCAG TGGGTTTGTCAGTTCTGCACCTACTTAAACTACTCACCTGCCATGGTGTGTGAGATCTGTGACCTGGCTCGTCCAGAGCCGGCATCTCTGCCCGCCAAGCTACGCCCGCCCTCCCCTGTCAGACGCGTCCCGCCGCTGCCAATCCGGGCCAATGAAACAGCACTTGAAGATGTGAACTCTTTGAGGCAGCGGCGCATGAAGGAAGAGGGCCTTAAGCTGATTCTACAGATCAAG GAAAGTGAAAAGAAAGGAGTGAGTCCGGAGGAAGTGTTCACCAGCATGAAGGTGGCTGGCCACAAAATTCAACCCTCCAAATGGCTCAGGACTGAGCTACCTTTGCTTTTGGACCAGATCAGACTTCTGGCCGCCACATCATCACAACAGTACACGTCAGTCAAAGTgggggaaacacacaca aCCTCTCCTGCAAAGACACCTGACAAACGCGAGAATACCTGTCGAAAAGCACATTTTATACAACTTTCTAGGGAAGAAGCCATGGAGGCCTGGTTAACAGCTGGTGGTGCTATTGAAAAAGCTGCCAGACAAGCTTTGAGAGACAGGCTTGCCAAG GTTGAAATGCTGCTTTCTCTGGGCCATCAAGACCCAGCCGCATGTCACGACGTTTTACGACAAAGTGGAGGAGAGATGCACGGTGCATTGGTGCTGTTGCAACGGCCTTTATTGGAGGTTTTCCATCGTAACATTTGGAGTGAAAAACCTCAGACTGCAGTTGATATTCATCACCCTGACAAGCAg CGCACATGTCGAAGATTACTAGCTGAATATGGTCTTCCCAGCTGGGGCCGCTGTGAGCTGGCACTGTCCTTGCTTCTTGAGCACTGTGCCCCCTACTCTCTGGAGGATGTTGTGCAGGCAGTGAAGGAATCTCATGACAGGGAGTTCATCAAAAGAGTTCTGGCAAAAGAATGTCCCATCTGCTTGTCTGTCTTTCCCCATAGTAAG ATGCAATCTCTGACTTCCTGTCAGTGTTCAATGTGCTGTGGTTGTTTCCAGCAACACTTTACCATAGCAGTTAGGAATAAACACATCAGGGATATGGTGTGTCCAGTGTGCTGGGAGCCTGACATCAATGACCCTGAACACCTCAATAGCTATTTTTCCACCTTGGACATTCAG CTCAGAGATTGTCTGGAGCCTGAAGTGTATGAACTGTTCCACAAAAAGCTGACAGAACAGGCGCTTATTAAAGACCCAAAGTTTCTCTGGTGTTGCCAT TGTTCTTATGGATTTATATATGACGGCAACCAGTTGAAGGTCACATGTTTTCAGTGCCACAACAGCTTCTGTGCTCAGTGTAAAAAGCCA TGGGAGTCCCAGCATTCTGGGCTGACCTGTGAACAGTATCAGTTATGGAAGCGAGAGAATGATCCAGAGTATCAGAAGCAAGGCTTGGCTGGATATCTTCGAGACAACGGCATCA CCTGTCCCAATTGTCGTTTTCAGTATGCGCTGTCCAAAGGAGGCTGTATGcacttctgctgctctcagTGTCGCTACCAGTTCTGCAGTGGTTGTAACAACCCTTTCCACACT ACATGTGCTGTAGACGAGTGCAGCGTGTCTGGACTCCACGCTCATCATCCCAGAGACTGTCTCTTCTACCTGAGGGACTGGGAACCTTCCAGACTTCAGGCTTTGCTTCAG AGCAATAATGTCCGGTTCAATACTGAGCCGCCTCCAGGAACTCAGACAG gcctGTGTGGAGTGATAGAGCAGAAGGACGAAGGAGGACAGCAGCCTGAAACAGCCTGTGGAGCTCAGACCCAGCCTGGCCATGCGGGCCTCTGCGA GAAGCACTACCGCGAGTACCTTGTGAGCCTGATCAACTGCCATTCCATCGACCCAGCTCCACAATACAGCCCAAATGAGTTACAGCTGGCCTGTAAGCGCTACAAGGTGGACGAGAGCTGCTGGGAAGGAGAAGATGGGCTAACATACTGCAATCGAGTGCTCAAG AAACTGATGGATGAGGTCCCTCTTGGTGACAAGGTCCCTCGCAGGAAGTGA